In Methylobacterium aquaticum, the following are encoded in one genomic region:
- a CDS encoding PBP1A family penicillin-binding protein, whose translation MRTGAGRLADHPATRRAASATAAAWRPVADVARRVPWLKATAATAALVAGLVLAYTIYALSTLPVNGGLTVEPTASALVVRAADGQAFATRGVIKGAKLSAKEVPPVLAKAIVAIEDRRFYEHHGIDLRGLVRAAFRNAAAGGTREGGSTLTQQLVRMSYLSQDRTLKRKVQEAVLALWLESQLPKDEILTRYLNAAYFGAGVYGADAASQRYFGKPAKDLTLSEAAMLAGLVRAPSQLAPHRNLDGARGRAAQVLEAMVETGAVTKQEADAAKRAPATVRVPTETPVGTNYFVDGVADSVRGLIGTGPADATVRTTLDLTLQNIAESVIARRLDQDGERRKVSQGALVAMSTDGAILAMVGGRDYADSQFNRVTQAKRQPGSLFKLFVYLTAMRQGYRPDSTMMDRPTQIGEWEPENYGGRYRGAVSLRTAFAHSINTVAVQLAEAVGMPAVIETARGLGVTSDLPNLPSLALGSAETTLLEMTRAYAAVAAGAETIEPYSVRQILARDQTLYTRPQTPPTPARDQAARTAMLDLLSAVVREGTGKNARVSIPSGGKTGTTQDSRDAWFVGFAGDLVVGVWLGNDDNAPMAGVTGGDMPALIWRDFVTQALAARAKAGKVEAGRPEARATPAPRPETASIAEPDADPRALTDRDPTGRAVLRGSPAVVDTGTLDFDGRTVRLAGVDGLSGRNARELGRYLRRRDVACAPAGEGGAYRCSLDGQDLSELILFNGGGRASADATPDLLAAEEQARSNRIGIWRR comes from the coding sequence ATGCGGACGGGCGCCGGCCGCCTCGCCGATCACCCCGCCACGCGCCGCGCCGCGTCCGCGACAGCGGCGGCCTGGCGGCCTGTCGCGGACGTCGCCCGGCGCGTGCCCTGGCTCAAGGCGACCGCAGCCACCGCCGCGCTCGTGGCCGGTCTCGTCCTCGCCTACACGATCTACGCGCTGTCGACCCTGCCGGTGAATGGCGGCCTCACGGTCGAGCCGACGGCCTCAGCCCTCGTGGTGCGGGCCGCCGACGGGCAGGCCTTCGCCACCCGCGGCGTCATCAAGGGGGCGAAGCTCTCGGCGAAAGAGGTGCCGCCGGTCCTCGCCAAGGCGATCGTCGCGATCGAGGATCGCCGCTTCTACGAGCATCACGGCATCGACCTGCGCGGGCTCGTCCGCGCGGCCTTCCGCAACGCCGCCGCCGGCGGCACCCGGGAGGGCGGCTCGACCCTGACCCAGCAGCTCGTCCGCATGAGCTACCTGTCCCAGGACCGCACCCTGAAGCGGAAGGTGCAGGAGGCGGTGCTGGCGCTGTGGCTCGAATCGCAGCTGCCGAAGGACGAGATCCTCACCCGCTACCTCAACGCCGCCTATTTCGGTGCCGGCGTCTACGGCGCCGACGCGGCCTCGCAGCGCTATTTCGGCAAGCCGGCCAAGGACCTGACCTTGAGCGAGGCGGCCATGCTGGCGGGCCTGGTGCGCGCACCCTCGCAGCTCGCCCCCCACCGCAACCTCGACGGGGCCCGGGGCCGCGCCGCCCAGGTGCTCGAGGCCATGGTGGAGACCGGCGCGGTCACGAAACAGGAGGCCGACGCGGCCAAGCGCGCCCCCGCCACCGTCCGGGTGCCGACGGAGACGCCGGTCGGCACCAACTACTTCGTCGACGGCGTCGCCGACTCGGTGCGCGGGCTGATCGGCACCGGACCGGCCGACGCGACGGTCCGCACCACCCTCGACCTGACGCTCCAGAACATCGCCGAGAGCGTGATCGCCCGCCGCCTCGACCAGGACGGCGAGCGCCGCAAGGTCTCGCAAGGCGCCCTGGTGGCGATGTCGACCGACGGGGCGATCCTGGCGATGGTCGGCGGGCGCGACTATGCCGACAGCCAGTTCAACCGCGTCACCCAGGCCAAGCGCCAGCCCGGCTCGCTGTTCAAGCTGTTCGTCTACCTGACCGCGATGCGCCAGGGCTATCGGCCGGATTCGACGATGATGGACCGGCCGACCCAGATCGGCGAGTGGGAGCCGGAGAATTACGGCGGGCGCTACCGCGGCGCGGTCAGCTTGCGCACCGCCTTCGCCCACTCGATCAACACCGTGGCGGTGCAGCTCGCCGAGGCGGTGGGGATGCCGGCGGTGATCGAGACGGCCCGCGGCCTCGGCGTGACCTCCGACCTGCCGAACCTCCCGAGCCTCGCCCTCGGCTCGGCCGAGACCACGCTTCTCGAGATGACCCGCGCCTACGCGGCGGTGGCGGCCGGCGCCGAGACCATCGAGCCCTACAGCGTGCGCCAGATCCTCGCCCGCGACCAGACGCTCTATACGCGGCCGCAAACTCCCCCGACGCCCGCCCGCGATCAGGCGGCGCGCACCGCGATGCTCGATCTCCTGAGCGCCGTGGTCCGGGAGGGCACCGGCAAGAACGCCCGCGTCTCGATTCCTTCCGGGGGCAAGACCGGCACCACCCAGGACAGCCGCGACGCCTGGTTCGTGGGCTTTGCCGGCGACCTCGTGGTCGGGGTCTGGCTCGGCAACGACGACAACGCGCCGATGGCCGGCGTCACCGGCGGCGACATGCCGGCCCTGATCTGGCGCGATTTCGTCACCCAGGCGCTGGCGGCCCGGGCCAAGGCCGGCAAGGTCGAGGCCGGCAGGCCGGAGGCACGCGCCACCCCGGCGCCGCGGCCGGAGACGGCGAGCATCGCCGAGCCGGATGCGGATCCGCGGGCGCTCACCGATCGCGACCCGACCGGCCGCGCGGTGCTGCGGGGCAGCCCGGCGGTGGTCGATACCGGCACCCTCGATTTCGACGGGCGCACCGTGCGGCTCGCCGGAGTCGACGGCCTGTCCGGCCGCAACGCCCGCGAGCTCGGCCGCTACCTGCGCCGGCGCGACGTCGCCTGCGCGCCGGCGGGGGAGGGCGGCGCCTATCGCTGCTCCCTCGACGGGCAGGATCTGTCCGAGCTGATCCTGTTCAACGGCGGCGGCCGCGCCAGCGCCGACGCCACGCCGGACCTGCTCGCCGCCGAGGAGCAGGCGCGCTCCAACCGGATCGGGATCTGGCGGCGGTGA
- a CDS encoding helix-turn-helix domain-containing protein — protein sequence MRRSPQGILHDRLMLEAKRSLIYTTLPVSKIAFDLGFNDPAYFSRFFAARAGLSPAAFRRTNRGGET from the coding sequence GTGCGGCGCTCGCCGCAGGGCATCCTGCACGACCGGCTGATGCTCGAGGCCAAGCGCAGCCTGATCTACACCACGCTGCCGGTCTCGAAGATCGCCTTCGATCTCGGCTTCAATGATCCGGCGTATTTCTCGCGGTTCTTCGCGGCACGCGCCGGCCTGAGCCCGGCGGCGTTCCGGCGGACCAATCGGGGAGGGGAGACCTGA
- a CDS encoding aromatic ring-hydroxylating dioxygenase subunit alpha — MTDPKGFPLNAWYAAAWDHEIGRALTPRRICDKDVVLYRRTDGAVAALEDACWHRLLPLSLGHLKGDQVMCGYHGLVFDASGRCTFMPAQETINPSACVRAFPAVERYRLVWLWMGDPALADPDLVPDFHWNSDAPWVGEGGTFYGLKCNYRLVIDNLMDLTHETYVHAGSIGDEAITRSPFEVTHTDTCVTVERWMENIEPPPFWARNLGKPGHVDRWQIIRFEAPTVVAGDVGVALAGTGARQGDRSQGVNGFFLAAITPETATSCHYFWNFVRSWRTDDEELTKALNRAHVNDGKGVYDQDHDVLEAQQRAIDRQPRQPFYNLNIDAGALWAHRLIDGMMAKEGRDPAKAAPSVGIAAE; from the coding sequence ATGACGGATCCCAAGGGCTTCCCGCTGAACGCCTGGTATGCCGCCGCCTGGGACCACGAGATCGGCCGCGCGCTCACCCCGCGCCGGATCTGCGACAAGGACGTGGTGCTCTACCGCCGCACCGACGGCGCCGTCGCGGCGCTCGAGGATGCCTGCTGGCACCGGCTGCTGCCCTTGTCGCTCGGCCACCTCAAGGGCGACCAGGTGATGTGCGGCTATCACGGCCTGGTCTTCGATGCGTCGGGCCGCTGCACCTTCATGCCGGCGCAGGAGACGATCAACCCGTCCGCTTGCGTGCGCGCCTTCCCGGCGGTCGAGCGCTACCGCCTGGTCTGGCTGTGGATGGGCGACCCGGCCCTCGCCGATCCCGACCTCGTGCCGGACTTCCACTGGAACAGCGATGCGCCCTGGGTCGGCGAGGGCGGCACCTTCTACGGCCTGAAGTGCAATTACCGGCTGGTCATCGACAACCTGATGGACCTGACCCACGAGACCTACGTCCATGCCGGCAGCATCGGCGACGAGGCGATCACCCGCAGCCCGTTCGAGGTGACGCATACCGACACCTGCGTCACGGTCGAGCGCTGGATGGAGAACATCGAGCCGCCGCCGTTCTGGGCGCGCAATCTCGGCAAGCCCGGCCATGTCGACCGCTGGCAGATCATCCGGTTCGAGGCGCCGACGGTGGTGGCGGGCGATGTCGGGGTGGCGCTCGCCGGCACCGGCGCCCGCCAGGGCGACCGGAGCCAGGGCGTCAACGGCTTCTTCCTGGCGGCGATCACGCCGGAGACCGCCACGAGCTGCCACTATTTCTGGAACTTCGTGCGCAGCTGGCGCACCGACGACGAGGAGCTGACGAAGGCGCTCAACCGCGCCCACGTCAACGACGGCAAGGGTGTCTACGACCAGGATCACGACGTGCTGGAGGCCCAGCAACGGGCGATCGACCGCCAGCCGCGCCAGCCCTTCTACAACCTCAACATCGATGCCGGCGCCCTCTGGGCCCACCGGCTGATCGACGGCATGATGGCGAAGGAGGGCCGCGACCCGGCGAAAGCCGCCCCGTCCGTCGGCATCGCGGCGGAATGA
- a CDS encoding PDR/VanB family oxidoreductase, with protein MAATDWQPARLRATRALTPDIRLLEIEPAGPVAPAPPGSHLGVAVMIGERPDTRSYSLIDSGADGLYRIAVKRLPDSRGGSTYMHGLEPGARLSISGPRNHFGLSPGRPGYLLVAGGIGITPLHAMALALHRTGAPFRLLYAARTRQDLALAEELRARIGDRLQTVTDDEGGRIDLAAAIADLPPGGEAYLCGPLGMMEAARRAWAESGRPAQGLRFETFGTGGRHAAEAFTVRIPRLSREIVVPRHQTMLEALEAAGVGMIHDCRRGECGLCTVKILGVDGTVDHRDVFFSDAQKATNAQLCTCVSRVVGGGITIDTADRAG; from the coding sequence ATGGCCGCGACCGACTGGCAGCCGGCGCGCCTGCGCGCCACCCGGGCGCTGACGCCCGACATCCGCCTGCTCGAGATCGAACCCGCGGGCCCGGTCGCCCCGGCCCCGCCCGGCAGCCATCTCGGGGTAGCGGTGATGATCGGCGAGCGGCCGGATACCCGCTCCTACTCGCTCATCGATTCCGGCGCCGACGGGCTCTACCGCATCGCCGTGAAGCGGCTGCCCGACAGCCGCGGCGGCTCGACCTACATGCACGGGCTGGAGCCCGGCGCCCGCTTGAGCATCTCCGGTCCGCGCAACCATTTCGGCCTCAGCCCCGGACGGCCCGGCTACCTGCTCGTCGCCGGCGGCATCGGCATCACGCCGTTGCACGCCATGGCGCTCGCCCTGCACCGGACGGGCGCCCCGTTCCGCCTGCTCTATGCGGCGCGGACCCGGCAGGACCTGGCGCTTGCCGAGGAATTACGGGCGCGGATCGGCGACCGGCTCCAGACCGTCACCGACGACGAGGGCGGCCGGATCGACCTCGCGGCGGCGATCGCGGATCTGCCGCCCGGGGGCGAGGCCTATCTCTGCGGCCCCCTCGGGATGATGGAGGCGGCCCGCCGGGCCTGGGCGGAATCGGGCCGCCCGGCGCAAGGCCTGCGGTTCGAGACCTTCGGCACCGGCGGCCGCCACGCCGCCGAGGCGTTCACGGTTCGCATCCCGCGCCTGTCGCGGGAGATCGTCGTCCCGCGCCACCAGACCATGCTGGAGGCGCTGGAGGCGGCGGGCGTCGGCATGATCCACGATTGCCGGCGCGGCGAATGCGGGTTGTGCACGGTGAAGATCCTGGGCGTCGACGGCACCGTCGATCACCGCGACGTGTTCTTCAGCGACGCCCAGAAGGCGACGAACGCCCAGCTCTGCACCTGCGTGTCGCGGGTGGTGGGAGGCGGGATCACCATCGATACGGCGGATCGGGCGGGGTGA
- a CDS encoding MFS transporter has translation MAIAQEPSDPRAAIRQGAMTPFQVAAVAVCVLICALDGFDVLVVAFTAASIAKDFSLKPTDLGLLFSAGLAGMGLGALLIAPLSDRLGRRTTVLLCLAILCLGMLAAAATRTLTELALMRLFTGLGIGGGLATVNIVVAEYATDRWRNLSISLMSLGYPLGATLGGAFSVYLIAAHGWRAVYVFGGLVALALVPAVLAFLPESLDYLIARRPAGALAKVNRVLARLGRPGLAALPVPSRAEVETGASLAAIARPPYRSRTLAACAAYFCVMTTCYFFLSWTPKVLTELGLSVSGGISGAMLMNLGGAAGCLLFGFVARKAGTRRLAAAFMAGLFLAATVFGHVPATPAALLAATLLIGFCLYGSINAMYAVVPPIFPAPVRTTGTGLAMSVGRLGAVTGPGLAGMLMAAGWERAEYCVALALPMLVAALCLRWVAAREPAETTRTVPSAVSPVRG, from the coding sequence GTGGCCATCGCACAGGAACCATCCGACCCCCGCGCCGCCATCCGCCAGGGCGCCATGACCCCGTTCCAGGTCGCCGCCGTGGCGGTCTGCGTGCTGATCTGCGCGCTGGACGGGTTCGACGTGCTGGTCGTCGCCTTCACCGCCGCCTCGATCGCCAAGGATTTTTCCCTCAAACCCACCGATCTCGGCCTGCTGTTCAGCGCCGGGCTCGCCGGGATGGGGCTCGGCGCCCTGCTGATCGCACCCTTGAGCGACCGGCTCGGCCGGCGCACCACCGTGCTTCTCTGCCTCGCCATCCTGTGTCTGGGCATGCTGGCGGCGGCCGCGACCCGCACGCTGACCGAGCTCGCCCTGATGCGGCTGTTCACCGGGCTCGGCATCGGCGGGGGGCTCGCCACCGTCAACATCGTGGTCGCCGAATACGCAACCGACCGCTGGCGCAACCTGTCGATCTCGCTGATGTCGCTCGGCTATCCCCTCGGCGCGACCCTCGGGGGCGCATTCTCGGTCTACCTGATCGCGGCGCATGGCTGGCGCGCGGTCTACGTCTTCGGCGGCCTCGTGGCGCTGGCCCTGGTGCCGGCGGTGCTCGCCTTCCTGCCGGAATCCCTCGACTACCTCATCGCCCGGCGCCCGGCCGGGGCGCTGGCGAAGGTCAACCGGGTGCTGGCGCGCCTCGGGCGCCCAGGCCTCGCCGCCCTGCCGGTCCCCTCGCGTGCCGAGGTCGAGACCGGTGCCAGCCTCGCGGCCATCGCGCGCCCGCCCTATCGCAGCCGGACGCTCGCGGCCTGCGCGGCGTATTTCTGCGTGATGACCACCTGCTACTTCTTCCTGAGCTGGACCCCGAAGGTGCTGACCGAGCTGGGATTGAGCGTCAGCGGCGGCATCTCGGGGGCGATGCTGATGAATCTCGGCGGCGCCGCCGGCTGCCTGCTGTTCGGGTTCGTCGCCCGGAAGGCCGGGACGCGGCGCCTCGCCGCCGCCTTCATGGCCGGCCTGTTCCTCGCCGCCACGGTCTTCGGCCACGTCCCGGCGACGCCCGCGGCTCTGCTCGCCGCCACCCTCCTCATCGGCTTCTGCCTCTACGGCTCGATCAACGCGATGTATGCGGTGGTGCCGCCGATCTTCCCCGCCCCGGTGCGCACCACCGGCACCGGGCTCGCCATGAGCGTCGGCCGCCTCGGCGCCGTCACCGGCCCAGGCCTCGCCGGCATGCTGATGGCGGCGGGCTGGGAGCGGGCGGAGTACTGCGTGGCCCTGGCTTTGCCGATGCTCGTGGCGGCCCTGTGCCTGCGCTGGGTCGCGGCACGGGAACCGGCGGAGACCACCCGGACGGTGCCCTCCGCGGTCTCGCCGGTGCGGGGCTGA
- a CDS encoding DUF2087 domain-containing protein gives MPRDLIPFAMRDVSALAQSLRAQWAARTTPPGPVPSHVEMLNMLARAAGHRNFQQLRALRDRLPPEERPAPVEADSASVLRAARYFDSQGMLCRWPAQRSIQDLCLWALWAKIPAGRSFDERGISALLVTLHLFGDPAILRRTMCHTGLMTRSSDGRDYRRIERPPSPDGAALIRHLHRSGH, from the coding sequence GTGCCGAGAGACTTGATCCCCTTCGCGATGCGCGACGTGTCGGCGCTCGCCCAATCCCTGCGCGCCCAATGGGCGGCGCGGACGACCCCGCCGGGCCCCGTGCCGAGCCATGTCGAGATGCTGAACATGCTGGCCCGGGCCGCCGGCCACCGCAACTTCCAGCAATTGCGCGCCTTGAGAGATCGACTCCCGCCGGAGGAGCGACCCGCCCCCGTCGAGGCCGATTCCGCGTCCGTGCTGCGTGCCGCCCGCTACTTCGATTCTCAAGGAATGCTCTGCCGCTGGCCCGCCCAGCGGTCGATCCAGGATCTCTGCCTCTGGGCGCTCTGGGCGAAGATCCCGGCCGGCCGCAGCTTCGACGAGCGCGGGATCAGCGCCCTGCTCGTCACGCTGCACCTCTTCGGCGATCCCGCCATCCTCCGGCGGACGATGTGCCATACCGGGTTGATGACGCGGAGCAGCGATGGACGGGATTACCGCCGCATCGAGCGCCCGCCGTCGCCGGACGGGGCGGCGCTGATCCGCCACCTTCACCGCAGCGGGCACTGA
- a CDS encoding acyltransferase family protein, giving the protein MPPDPRRPLPTGRLVALDHLRGFVVGLVVLHHAVLAYCTFGHVDRVHYALSTAPIVDPQRWIGFDLVVLIDDGFFMPLLFGLSGLFVRDGLVRKGARSYWRARLVRLFLPFCAAELTIVPLAYYPSFLQAGFAPGFPAFWLATVTTGPWPSGPPWFIGVLLLFDAAAILGFVLAPRWWKSPPLKTPRPVRDFAILATVTILAFLPLLLAIGPNRWFAIGPFAVQGSRIGLYAAYFAAGLRLGAGGGPAVAGFGRALARRCGLWVALAVGAGAAFVAAARFGTAFHLPARSALAVTGIAQAVFCAAACFALPAVFLRLAGGRRPAWDSLAANGFAIYLLHYPVVTWTQFGLLAWKAGAVAKGLTVFAVALGVTWAGAALLRRIPVTGRGP; this is encoded by the coding sequence ATGCCCCCGGATCCTCGACGACCTCTTCCGACCGGGCGCCTCGTCGCCCTCGACCACCTGCGCGGCTTCGTCGTCGGCCTCGTCGTCCTGCATCACGCAGTGCTGGCCTACTGCACCTTCGGACACGTCGACCGGGTCCACTACGCCCTGTCGACCGCGCCGATCGTCGATCCGCAGCGGTGGATCGGCTTCGATCTGGTCGTCCTGATCGACGACGGCTTCTTCATGCCGTTGCTGTTCGGGCTCTCGGGCCTGTTCGTCCGCGACGGGCTCGTGCGCAAGGGCGCCCGGTCATACTGGCGGGCGCGGCTGGTCCGCCTGTTCCTCCCCTTCTGCGCCGCCGAACTGACGATCGTTCCGCTGGCCTACTACCCGTCCTTCCTCCAGGCCGGCTTTGCGCCGGGCTTCCCGGCCTTCTGGCTCGCCACGGTCACGACCGGGCCGTGGCCGAGCGGGCCGCCCTGGTTCATCGGCGTCCTGCTGCTGTTCGATGCCGCCGCCATCCTCGGCTTCGTGCTGGCACCGCGCTGGTGGAAGAGCCCGCCCCTGAAAACGCCTCGCCCGGTCCGAGATTTCGCGATCCTCGCCACCGTCACGATCCTCGCCTTCCTGCCGCTCCTCCTCGCCATTGGTCCGAACCGCTGGTTCGCGATCGGGCCGTTCGCCGTCCAGGGCAGCCGCATCGGCCTCTACGCGGCGTATTTCGCCGCCGGGCTCCGGTTGGGCGCGGGCGGCGGGCCGGCAGTCGCCGGGTTCGGGCGGGCGCTCGCCCGCCGCTGCGGGCTCTGGGTCGCGCTGGCGGTAGGGGCGGGCGCGGCCTTCGTCGCGGCGGCCCGCTTCGGTACGGCCTTCCACTTGCCGGCCCGGTCCGCCCTCGCCGTCACGGGCATCGCGCAGGCGGTCTTCTGCGCCGCCGCCTGCTTCGCGCTGCCGGCCGTGTTCCTGCGCCTCGCGGGAGGCCGGCGCCCCGCCTGGGACAGCCTCGCGGCCAACGGCTTCGCGATCTACCTGCTGCACTATCCCGTCGTGACCTGGACGCAGTTCGGGTTGCTCGCATGGAAGGCCGGGGCCGTGGCGAAGGGCCTGACGGTGTTCGCCGTCGCGCTCGGCGTGACTTGGGCCGGGGCCGCGCTGCTGCGGCGGATTCCGGTGACGGGACGGGGGCCTTGA
- the cysE gene encoding serine O-acetyltransferase — protein MDQVLPPALRASASALRPPPLRATSHSRAEAEVWAELRAEAEAALIEEPLYAGIIQATILDQRGLAQAFAYRLAHRLGDGDLARLAMRDLCLAAFEADPQTGAHAVRDLIAIRERDPTCRRFLDPFLFYKGLAALEGYRVAHWLWHQGRMTLALHVQSRISEVFGCDIHPAARIGSGVFIDHATGVVIGETTVIADDVSILQSVTLGGNGKESGDRHPKIERGVLLSVGAKVLGNIRVGEGAKVAAAAVVLHEVPPHTTVAGVPARVVSRIPRNEEPALTMDQFFGDGI, from the coding sequence ATGGATCAGGTCCTGCCGCCCGCCCTGCGGGCGAGCGCCTCCGCGTTGCGTCCCCCGCCCTTGCGCGCGACGAGCCACAGCCGTGCGGAGGCCGAGGTCTGGGCCGAGCTGCGCGCCGAGGCGGAGGCGGCCCTGATCGAGGAGCCGCTCTATGCCGGGATCATCCAGGCGACGATCCTCGACCAGCGGGGTCTCGCCCAGGCCTTCGCCTACCGCCTCGCCCACCGGCTCGGCGACGGCGACCTCGCCCGGCTGGCGATGCGCGACCTCTGCCTCGCCGCCTTCGAGGCCGATCCGCAAACCGGCGCCCACGCGGTGCGCGACCTGATCGCGATCCGCGAGCGCGACCCGACCTGCCGCCGCTTCCTCGACCCGTTCCTGTTCTACAAGGGGCTGGCCGCCCTCGAAGGCTACCGCGTCGCCCACTGGCTCTGGCACCAGGGCCGGATGACGCTCGCCCTCCACGTCCAGAGCCGGATCTCGGAGGTGTTCGGCTGCGACATCCATCCGGCAGCGCGGATCGGCTCGGGGGTGTTCATCGACCACGCCACCGGGGTCGTCATCGGCGAGACCACGGTGATCGCCGACGACGTGTCGATCCTCCAATCGGTGACGCTCGGCGGCAACGGCAAGGAGAGCGGCGACCGTCACCCGAAGATCGAGCGCGGCGTGCTGCTCAGCGTCGGCGCCAAGGTGCTCGGCAACATCCGGGTCGGGGAAGGCGCCAAGGTCGCGGCCGCCGCGGTGGTGCTCCACGAGGTGCCGCCCCACACCACCGTGGCGGGCGTACCGGCCCGGGTCGTGTCGCGCATCCCCCGCAACGAGGAGCCGGCCCTGACCATGGACCAGTTCTTCGGCGACGGGATCTGA
- a CDS encoding family 2B encapsulin nanocompartment shell protein, with amino-acid sequence MSGPGLSVSASAARNLATATVTSVQNAANTPRFLLRLLPFVDVAGGVYRVNRRAVVLAKAGRIDVAAEGETRAVKAGSLRAVPLFSRLGDAELAALAGRFTESRHQAGEVIAEEGSTGRSLVVVADGTVELTLSGPYKGRLRQGLATRGDHFGDGDLVGEPGPAPAVKALSAVTLLTLDRAAIEDEAIAARIAQHREERDRLKGHTNSHGEQGIELLAVHAGEPRLPTTFVDYELDPREYHLSTIQTILNTHTRVTDLYSNEIDQLREQIRLTVDAVKEREEWELLNNSQFGLLHEVAPRQRIPTRGGPPTPDDLDELLTLVWKKPAFFVAHPRAIAAFGREATRRGVPPVVVHLFGAPFITWRGVPLVPSDKLPIDIDPATGAQTTSILLLRVGEGEQGVVGLHKSGVTGEIEPGLSVRYMGTNDHSIASHLVTRYFSAAVLVEDAIARLDNVLLGNYHDYA; translated from the coding sequence ATGAGCGGACCGGGTTTGAGCGTCAGCGCCTCAGCCGCACGCAACCTCGCCACCGCGACCGTCACCTCGGTCCAGAACGCGGCCAACACGCCGCGCTTCCTTCTGCGGCTCCTGCCCTTCGTCGACGTCGCGGGCGGCGTCTACCGGGTCAACCGCCGCGCCGTCGTGCTGGCGAAGGCCGGCCGCATCGATGTCGCGGCCGAGGGCGAGACCCGGGCGGTCAAGGCCGGGTCCCTGCGCGCCGTGCCGCTGTTCAGCCGCCTCGGAGACGCCGAGCTGGCGGCTCTGGCGGGCAGGTTCACCGAGAGCCGCCATCAGGCCGGCGAGGTCATCGCCGAGGAGGGCTCGACCGGGCGCAGCCTCGTCGTGGTCGCCGACGGCACCGTCGAGCTGACCCTGTCGGGCCCCTACAAGGGCCGCCTGCGCCAGGGGCTCGCGACCCGCGGCGACCATTTCGGCGACGGCGACCTCGTCGGCGAGCCCGGCCCCGCCCCGGCCGTCAAGGCGCTCTCGGCGGTGACCCTGCTCACCCTCGACCGCGCCGCGATCGAGGACGAGGCCATCGCCGCGCGCATCGCCCAGCACCGCGAGGAGCGCGACCGGCTGAAGGGCCACACCAATTCCCACGGCGAGCAGGGCATCGAACTGCTGGCGGTCCATGCCGGCGAGCCGCGCCTGCCGACCACCTTCGTCGATTACGAACTCGATCCGCGCGAGTATCATCTCTCGACGATCCAGACGATCCTCAACACCCATACCCGCGTCACCGACCTCTACTCCAACGAGATCGACCAGCTGCGCGAGCAGATCCGCCTCACGGTCGATGCCGTGAAGGAGCGCGAGGAGTGGGAGCTGCTCAACAACTCGCAGTTCGGCCTGCTCCACGAGGTCGCGCCGCGCCAGCGCATCCCGACCCGCGGCGGTCCCCCCACCCCGGACGACCTCGACGAGCTGCTGACCCTGGTGTGGAAGAAGCCCGCCTTCTTCGTCGCCCATCCCCGCGCCATCGCGGCCTTCGGCCGGGAGGCGACCCGGCGCGGCGTGCCGCCGGTGGTGGTGCACCTGTTCGGCGCGCCGTTCATCACCTGGCGCGGCGTGCCGCTGGTGCCGAGCGACAAGCTGCCGATCGACATCGACCCGGCGACCGGGGCCCAGACCACCTCGATCCTGCTGCTGCGCGTCGGCGAGGGCGAGCAGGGCGTGGTCGGCCTGCACAAGTCGGGCGTGACCGGCGAGATCGAGCCCGGCCTGTCGGTGCGCTACATGGGCACCAACGACCACTCGATCGCCTCGCACCTCGTGACCCGCTACTTCTCGGCCGCGGTGCTGGTCGAGGACGCGATCGCCCGTCTCGATAACGTGCTGCTCGGCAACTACCATGACTACGCCTGA